A single genomic interval of Gloeocapsa sp. PCC 73106 harbors:
- a CDS encoding DUF4394 domain-containing protein — protein sequence MIPEIAVDAKFIALTDNNMLMSFDPTNLTQVESIAVTGLSGTLLGIDQRPFDGMLYGLTTTNQIYTIDPETGVGTLVSTLNQPFSGGAPVPDRLRLVGSNNENFRINVDTGEVTIDTAVVYAMGDANEGANPDITGSAYINSFAGSTSTALYNLDSTLASANGAIIDYIATN from the coding sequence ATGATTCCTGAGATTGCTGTCGATGCTAAGTTTATCGCTTTAACCGACAACAATATGCTCATGTCCTTTGATCCTACTAATCTGACTCAGGTAGAATCTATCGCAGTCACAGGATTAAGTGGTACTCTGTTGGGTATTGATCAGCGTCCCTTTGATGGTATGCTTTACGGTTTAACTACGACCAATCAAATCTATACCATCGATCCAGAGACTGGTGTAGGTACACTCGTCAGTACCTTGAATCAACCCTTTAGTGGAGGTGCGCCCGTCCCCGATCGCCTGCGTTTAGTCGGTAGCAATAATGAAAACTTCCGTATTAACGTCGATACAGGTGAAGTTACAATCGATACAGCAGTTGTTTATGCTATGGGTGACGCCAATGAAGGAGCTAATCCCGATATTACCGGTTCAGCTTACATTAACTCTTTTGCAGGAAGTACTAGCACTGCGTTATATAACCTGGATAGTACCCTCGCAAGCGCAAATGGTGCGATAATCGACTATATTGCAACAAATTAA
- a CDS encoding DUF697 domain-containing protein, translating to MSRLVEANKIIRSHVLWAMGAGLIPIPLVDFAAVTAIQLEMLQQLARLYNVNYSQNTAKTFVSALTGTTLARIGASILKVIPGVGSIIGGASMSVMSGASTYAVGQVAINIFSGSGSFSSFDMEEVKRAYEQAYEQGKGYVSDLENREDEAANVYQALENLGKLKEQGILSEEEFQAKKKQLLDRI from the coding sequence ATGAGCCGTCTGGTTGAAGCTAACAAAATTATTCGTTCTCATGTTCTTTGGGCGATGGGAGCTGGATTAATTCCCATTCCTCTAGTAGATTTTGCTGCGGTGACAGCTATTCAATTAGAGATGTTGCAACAATTAGCGCGTCTCTATAACGTAAACTATAGTCAAAATACCGCCAAAACTTTTGTTTCTGCGCTCACTGGTACAACTCTGGCTAGAATCGGAGCGAGTATACTTAAAGTTATCCCCGGAGTAGGAAGTATCATCGGAGGTGCTTCTATGTCAGTGATGTCAGGAGCTTCGACTTATGCTGTAGGACAAGTTGCAATTAACATATTTTCAGGTTCTGGTAGCTTCAGTAGCTTTGATATGGAAGAGGTCAAAAGAGCTTATGAACAAGCTTATGAGCAGGGAAAAGGCTATGTTTCAGACTTAGAAAATCGCGAAGACGAAGCGGCTAACGTTTATCAAGCTTTAGAAAATTTAGGTAAGTTAAAAGAACAGGGGATTTTATCGGAAGAGGAATTTCAAGCGAAGAAAAAACAGTTATTGGATCGCATTTAA
- the purU gene encoding formyltetrahydrofolate deformylase codes for MGNMSHVLCLSCPDRVGIVARVAGFLEKQGWNILQSDQFGDTESGNFFLRMSVESVFSDSLPAVQFPNCFTPIATEFDMQWGFYDLNKKPNVIILVSKFGHCLNDLLFRVETGNLGMTVKGIISNHDTFASLAQWHQIPFYSKNVVPETKTAVETWISNFIEEEDIELIILARYMQILSQQFCHRHRGKIINIHHSFLPSFKGAHPYRQAHRRGVKLIGATAHYVTEDLDEGPIIEQSVERVDHRYTPDMLTAVSRDIESLVLARAVEGHIQHRVFLNGTKTVVFR; via the coding sequence ATGGGTAATATGTCGCATGTGTTGTGTTTATCTTGTCCTGACCGGGTTGGGATTGTAGCGCGCGTAGCAGGTTTTTTAGAGAAGCAGGGTTGGAATATTTTACAGAGCGATCAGTTTGGAGATACTGAGAGTGGAAATTTTTTTTTAAGGATGTCTGTGGAGTCTGTTTTTAGTGATTCTTTGCCTGCAGTCCAATTTCCAAATTGTTTTACACCGATCGCTACTGAATTTGATATGCAGTGGGGGTTTTATGATCTTAACAAAAAGCCAAATGTAATTATTTTGGTCTCTAAGTTCGGTCATTGTCTTAACGATTTGCTCTTTCGGGTGGAAACGGGAAATCTGGGTATGACTGTCAAAGGGATTATTTCCAACCATGACACTTTTGCTTCTTTGGCTCAATGGCATCAGATACCTTTTTACTCAAAAAATGTCGTCCCAGAAACGAAGACTGCTGTGGAGACATGGATTTCGAATTTTATAGAGGAAGAGGATATTGAACTGATTATCTTGGCGCGTTATATGCAAATTCTTTCTCAGCAATTCTGTCATCGTCACCGGGGGAAAATTATTAATATTCATCACTCGTTTTTACCCAGTTTCAAGGGAGCTCATCCCTATCGTCAAGCCCATCGCCGAGGGGTAAAATTAATTGGAGCTACAGCTCATTATGTTACTGAAGATCTAGATGAAGGTCCCATTATTGAACAATCTGTAGAAAGGGTCGACCATCGCTATACACCAGATATGCTGACTGCGGTGAGTAGAGATATTGAGAGTTTAGTACTAGCAAGAGCTGTAGAAGGGCACATTCAACATCGCGTCTTTTTAAATGGGACTAAAACGGTAGTATTTCGTTAA
- a CDS encoding Uma2 family endonuclease, with translation MTSIPLNLSAVTQLDEVRFYQICQSNPDLKLELNSTGELIIMSPTGGITGKLNSDINTELNLWNRQTNLGIVFDSSTGFQLPNGANRSPDAAWINLTRWHQLTIQQQEKFIPLCPDFVIELRSSSDNLKNLQDKLTEYINNGTNLGWLINRQDKQVEIYRQGKLKQVLNLPPIITGGDILPGFTLNLELIWSI, from the coding sequence GTGACTAGCATCCCTCTTAATCTCAGTGCAGTAACGCAATTAGACGAAGTAAGATTTTATCAAATCTGTCAATCAAATCCTGACCTCAAGTTAGAACTGAATTCTACCGGAGAGTTAATTATTATGTCTCCAACGGGAGGAATTACGGGAAAATTGAACTCAGATATTAATACAGAATTAAACTTATGGAATAGACAGACTAATCTAGGGATTGTCTTTGATTCTTCTACAGGTTTTCAACTTCCTAATGGTGCGAATCGCTCTCCTGATGCAGCTTGGATTAATTTAACACGTTGGCATCAACTAACTATACAACAGCAGGAAAAATTTATTCCCTTATGTCCTGATTTTGTTATAGAGTTACGCTCATCATCTGATAACCTTAAAAATCTGCAAGATAAGCTAACAGAATATATCAACAATGGGACAAATCTGGGATGGTTGATTAACCGACAAGATAAGCAGGTAGAAATTTATCGCCAAGGAAAGCTTAAACAGGTTTTAAATCTACCCCCTATCATTACTGGTGGAGATATATTACCTGGTTTTACGCTTAATTTAGAATTAATTTGGTCAATTTAA
- a CDS encoding NAD(P)-dependent alcohol dehydrogenase produces the protein MTKFTAYAALEAKDKLQLWEYEPAPLQDNEIEIKVTHNGLCHTDIHMRDNDWGVTKFPLVAGHEVVGIATEVGKSVTNWQKGDRAGFGWIRNSCRVCYSCLQGEENICRKGFTGLIVGNYGGFADRLRAPADFAYKIPDSLDSASAAPLLCAGITVYTPLRTYIKYPGMKVGIVGIGGLGHLAVKFARAMGAEVTALSSSPDKETEAKNFGAHHFYQWGTSEAMKGLKGSLDLLITTSSAELDWDLAFSLLANNGVLCFLGIPVSSINVPLIPLIFGQKSVVGSVVGGRRFMQEMLDFAAINQIKPMVETMPLNQINEAMDKVFANKVRHRIVLVSQEA, from the coding sequence ATGACAAAATTTACAGCTTATGCAGCTTTAGAGGCAAAAGATAAATTACAGTTATGGGAATATGAACCGGCGCCTTTACAGGATAATGAAATTGAAATTAAAGTCACCCATAATGGTCTTTGTCATACAGATATTCACATGAGAGACAATGACTGGGGAGTAACTAAATTTCCTTTGGTAGCGGGTCATGAAGTTGTTGGTATTGCCACAGAAGTAGGTAAGTCTGTAACAAATTGGCAAAAAGGCGATCGCGCTGGCTTTGGCTGGATTCGCAATTCCTGTCGAGTTTGTTATTCCTGCTTGCAAGGCGAAGAAAATATCTGTAGAAAGGGTTTTACAGGGCTAATTGTCGGTAATTATGGAGGATTTGCCGATCGCCTGCGAGCTCCTGCTGATTTTGCCTATAAAATACCTGATTCTTTGGATTCGGCTAGTGCAGCACCTCTGTTATGTGCAGGTATTACTGTTTATACTCCTTTACGCACTTACATTAAATATCCTGGCATGAAAGTGGGAATTGTTGGTATTGGAGGTTTAGGACATTTAGCGGTTAAATTCGCCAGAGCAATGGGAGCTGAGGTGACAGCGTTGTCTTCTTCTCCTGATAAGGAAACAGAAGCTAAAAACTTCGGTGCACATCATTTTTACCAATGGGGAACTTCTGAAGCAATGAAAGGTTTAAAGGGTTCTCTCGATTTACTAATTACTACATCTTCGGCTGAATTGGATTGGGATTTAGCCTTTAGTTTATTAGCCAACAATGGCGTTTTATGCTTTTTGGGTATTCCTGTTTCTAGTATCAATGTACCTCTAATACCTTTGATATTTGGACAAAAATCCGTAGTAGGTAGTGTCGTCGGTGGGCGAAGATTCATGCAGGAAATGTTAGATTTTGCCGCTATTAATCAGATTAAACCCATGGTTGAAACTATGCCACTAAATCAGATTAATGAAGCGATGGATAAAGTTTTTGCTAATAAAGTTCGTCATCGCATTGTTTTGGTATCTCAAGAAGCATAG